The Acinonyx jubatus isolate Ajub_Pintada_27869175 chromosome D2, VMU_Ajub_asm_v1.0, whole genome shotgun sequence genome contains a region encoding:
- the FRAT2 gene encoding GSK-3-binding protein FRAT2 — MPCRREEEEEAGEEAEGEAEEEEEEDSFLLLEQSVTLGGSGEVDLLVAQIGEALQLDAAQDSPASPCAPPGPPLQPPRPPAAVRADKARPPALPLLLPPAPAEAVGPAPPGALRCALGDRGRVRGRAAPYFVAELAAGPSALPGPCRRGWLRGATASSRRLQQRRWPPTGTRAREDDPHRLLQQLVLSGNLIKEAVRRLQRAVAAVAATSPVGAAGPGGGRSGPDPVSLQPSGALH, encoded by the coding sequence ATGCCGTGtcggagggaggaggaagaggaagccgGCGAGGAAGCGGagggggaggcggaggaggaggaggaggaggacagctTCCTCCTGCTGGAGCAGTCGGTGACGCTGGGCGGCTCGGGCGAGGTGGACCTGCTGGTGGCCCAGATCGGCGAGGCGCTGCAGCTGGACGCGGCTCAGGACAGCCCGGCCTCCCCGTGCGCGCCCCCGGGGCCGCCGCTGCAGCCCCCGCGGCCCCCGGCGGCCGTGCGGGCGGACAAGGCCCGGCCCCCTGCGCTGCCACTGCTGCTGCCGCCCGCGCCGGCCGAGGCGGTGGGCCCGGCGCCCCCGGGGGCCCTGCGCTGCGCCCTCGGGGACCGCGGCCGCGTGCGGGGCCGGGCTGCGCCCTACTTCGTGGCCGAGCTCGCCGCAGGCCCCAGCGCTCTGCCCGGGCCGTGCCGGCGAGGTTGGCTACGGGGCGCCACCGCCTCCTCCCGCCGCCTGCAGCAGCGACGATGGCCCCCAACCGGGACGCGCGCCCGCGAAGACGACCCGCACCGGCTCCTGCAGCAGCTGGTACTCTCGGGGAACCTCATCAAGGAGGCCGTGCGAAGACTTCAGCGAGCCGTCGCTGCCGTTGCAGCCACCAGCCCAGTGGGCGCCGCTGGGCCGGGAGGCGGCCGCAGCGGACCGGACCCTGTCTCCCTGCAGCCTTCTGGCGCTTTGCACTGA